AGGAGAAAGATGGAGAGGTAGTTTTTTCCAGAAGAGGTGGAGAGGGCTTTGAAACAGATGTCAGTTTTAAAGTCTTCACCACCTGATGGTTTTGGGGTGAGTTTTTATAAAAGCCATTGGGAGGTGGTGGGGAAGGAGACCTATGCAACTGTCTTAGAGTTCCTAAATGGAGGGGAAATGAGTGATTGTATTAACCATACATTGATTGCCCTAGTCCCTCAGGTTAAGACACCAAACTCAGTGAGGGAATATAGACCAATCAGCCTCTGTAATGCTTTTTATAAGCTGATTTCGAAGGTGATAGCAAATAGGATGAAAGAGGTATTGAAAGGATGCATATCCCTAAATCAGAGTGCCTTCATCCCTGGAAGGTTAATCTATGATAATATCATGATTGCTTATGAGTTGCTGCACTCCATCAAGACAAGGAAAAAAGGGAGAGCAGGGTATATGGCAGTTCAATTAGATATGGCCAAGGCTTATGACAGAGTAGAATGGGTATTTCTAAGAGCAATGCTACTGAAGTTGGGGTTTGGAGAGGAGATGACAAAGTTGATAATGGCCTGTGTTAACTTAGTTACCTACTCAGTCCTAATTAATGGCAAACCTGGTCAGTTGATAAAGCCTACTCGAGGTCTTAGGTAAAGCGACCCTTTGTTCCCTTACCTGTTTCTGATTTGTGCTGAGAGACTAAGCCATTTGATGAATAGAGCAGCTCAAGAGGGGCATATCAAAGGAGTCTCAGCAATCAGAGGAGGAACAAAGGTTAATCGCCTCATGTTTGCAAATGACTGTGTAGTTTTCTGCAAGGCTCTAACAGTTGAATGGAGAAGATTTGTTAGCATCCTAGTCAGCTATGAATTGGAATCAGGTCAGACCCTTAACAAACAGAAAACAACCAATATGTTCAGCTCTAATACAAAGAGACCAATGCAAGATGAGGTGGCGAAGGAGATAGGTGCTACTGGGTGTGATAATTATGAGGGATATCTTGGACTTCCAGCAATGGTGGGGAGAGCTAAGTATAGCTAAGTATAAAACCTTCCAAGGTATCAAGGAAAGAGTTTGGCAAAAGattcaaaattggaaaaatatgttcttatccaaagttgggaaagaaataatgattaaagcAGTACTTCAAGCTGTCCCATCATACTCTATGAGTGTGTCTAGATTGCTTAAAAAGTGTAATGATCTTGAGGCAAGATTCTGGTGGAAGCAAGGTAAAAAGAATCGGGTATTCACTGGAAGAGTTGGGAGAAGCTGGGGGTATAAAAAACAGCTAGTGGCCTTGGTTTCAGGGATATGGAAAATTTTAACAGAGCTATGTTGGCAAAACAGGGGTGGAGACTTATGAGAAGAGAGAATTCTCTTGTagcaaaaatttttaaagagaaGTATTTCAAGAATTCAAGTATACTGATGCAAAATTGGGTGTGATGCCTTCCTATATATGGAAAAGCTTGTGGTCAGTGCAGGAGGTAGTGAAGAATGGGGAGACATAAAGGGTTGGGGATGGGAAGGATATAAGGATTTGGGGTAAAAAATGGCTGCCTATGCCAACCTCTTTTTCAGTCCAATCTCTTGTAAATGTCCTTAGCCTTGATGCAAATATTAGTAAACTGattgatgaagaaaatatggaGTGGAAAACTGAGTTGATTAGTGATTTTTTTAGCAAATAAGAAGCAGATAAACAGATTTGGGGCCTTACTAAGGATGACAAATACTCAATTAGGAATGCTTACCATGCTGAGAACCAAATGTGCAAAGACAAGAAAGGGCAAGCTTCTAGTACTGAAGGGAAAAAGGAGAGATGGAAGAATGTACGGCAGCTGCTAGTGCTAGGGGGATGGAAGCATATGATTTGGAAAGCATTGCACAACATTTTACCCACCAAACTGAACCTATTCGGAAAAGAGTAATAAAAGATCCAAGGTGTCCAATCTACTTGCAAGGAGAGGAATCTGTAGTCCATGTGTTGTGGACCTGTCCAACCTCTACAGATGTGTGGGCAGAAAGGGGTAGTTCATTGCGAAATTGGAACTCAAAGGGAGGTGACTTTGAGGAGTTATGGATGAAAATGGTTAGAGACCTGTCTTAATCAGATTTAGAAAGAGGTGTGGCTATAATGGATATGGACTAGAAGGAATAATTGGGTTTTTAACAGTAGGGTCTGTAGCCCCAATAGTGTCATGAAAAAGGCTCTAGTCAGCTTAGATGAATTCCAAGAAGCACAAAGAGAAAGCAGATCAGATGGGAGGAAGATAGGACTCGCTCAGCAAAGAAGATCATGGCAGAAACCTGAGGAACCGAGTGTTAAAGTCAATTTTAATACGACATTggatctaaaagaaaaaagaatgggaGCATAGGTGGTAATAAGGGACTGCAAGGGGGGATGTGCTTAACTTTAGTATGTTACTTCTCCTTTCTTAACAGAATGTAAAGCTTTCGGAAGGGCTATAGAACTTTGCAAGGAGTTGGGTTTCTACACTGTCTGgtttgaaggagatgcaaaAAGGGTGGTGGATGGGGTGAACAAGGAAGAGAAGGATGATTCATGGGAGGGTCAAGTGGTGGGGATCTGCAGAAGGAACTTAGAAGTTGCAGAGGGTGGCAACTGAGTTTTGCTCATAGAGAATCTAATGAAGTGGCACATAGCCTTGCCAAGTTGGATTGTCTATAAATTTGGAAAGGGTGTGGATGGAATGTGTCCCACCTGAGATTGTTCAGAAAGTTGTATATGACAAACTTTGCAATCACTTGAATACATAATAAAAAGGATACACATTgaggtttatttcaaaaaaaaaaaaaaaatgacatgacatgatttaTGCTTTGAATTGTTTTAATAACTTTagagtgatatattaattttgatagttttttaTACGCATTGTAAatgcatattaatttatagaaggTGGAAAGTATTGTTAGATGTTAACTTTgatagtttatatttaaatgtcttactttcttttcaaatatatttagaacatatatctatatatctatatatttcttaatttaaagAAGAGGCATGCTTGTAAAATAGAGTACAAGAAAATATATTGTCTTTATTCATCCAAGATAGTACATGGTAGTGTAATATATACACACGTACGACTTTAAATATAATCCCATGAATTGTGTGGGATATGAGATAGTTGTACAACAGCAATAGAAATTCACTAATGACTAGCTCGATCTATGGTGATAGCTTGATCTTTGGAGGTTGACTTTCTGGACTTCTGTCTTTGGAGTGATTTGTTGCTTAAGCATTGGGTATGCTGACATCCCTCCTCAAGCTCAATGGAGGTGAACAAACGGTGAGCTTGTCTTGAAGTGGAGAAAATTTTGGCACTACAAGTGGCTTAGTAACACATTGCCGATAAGTAACACGTTCGCGGACAAAGTGAAAATCAAAGGCAACATGTTTAGTGCGAgcattaaaaatgaaattgacCAACAGATAGGTTGCGCCAATGTTGTCACACTAAAGAATTGAGGGCTTTGGAAGAGAGATACCAAGTTTCTCTAAGAGAGCTtgtaattaaaatgatttcaactgTATAATTTGCAAGAATCTGATACTCGGCCTCGGTGCTTGAATGGGCCATTGTTTGTTGTTTCTTGGAACTCCATGAGATGGAATTTTTGCCAAAGTAAATGAGATAGCCACTTGTAGAGCGGCAATCAACAAGACACCCAGCCCAATCAGTCAGAGAAGGCTTGTAAAATAGGAGTTGAAGTGGGATTAATGCGAAGGGCATGTGATGATGTTGAACACAGATAGCAAAGAATGCACTTAACGGTTGTCCAATGATTTATCGTAGGACGCTGCATGTATTGGCAAACCTGATTTACAGCATAAGAAAGATTGGATCGggttaataaaatatattgcaGTGCACCAACTATGCTACGGTAGAGAGTTGGATCCGAAAATGCCTCACTttcaaacaaagaaagagagcTTGTGCAGAGGATGTGGGGGTGGTGACTGGCTTTGCATGGTGCACATTTTTTCATTGTAAAAGATCCATAATATAGCGAGACTGAGATAGAAAAATCCTATTAGAGTTGCAGTGAGTCTCAATACCGACAAAAACATTCAAATGACCCAAGTCCTTGATGGGAAGATCACGACACAGTTGTTGAAAGAGAGTTTCAATGGCCATCTGTGAAGAACTAGTAATGATAATCTCGTCCACATAGATTAGGAGAAAGAGTTGCTCATTGTTGTATTGGTATAGAAACAGGGAAGTATTAGCCTTGAAGGAatgaaaactcaattcaagTAGCAGTTGACACATCCTCAAGAACCAAGCATGAGATACTTGTTTTTTACCATAGATGACACGGTTCAACTTCAAAATGTGATGAGGATACTAGGCATGAACAAACCCTTGGGTTAggacataaaaataatctccaaTAGTTGAATATCTAATAAGGCATTTTGTCATATTGGCCATCGACAGGAGACAGCTATGGACTGAACCAACTGAATTGTTTGAGGTTTGAAGACAAGGCCGTAGGTCTCAGTGTAGTCAAGGCCAGGTTGCTGAGTGTAGCCCTTAGCGATGAAGCGAGCCTTGTGTTGTTCAATGGTACCATATGCGTGACACTTGAGTCAGAAAACCCATTTGGAACCAACCGGATTCATGGAAGTATGATACAGAACCAAACTCCACATGCAGTTTTGCAGAAGTGCATCAAATTTAAAGTTCATTGCTTGGTGCCATGTGTCGTATGTGGAGGCAATAGTGAAAGAAGTGGACTCCGAGTTGGTCAGTTGTAGCAACCATGAcacggggggggggggggggggggggggaaggaaCAAAGCCAAGTAGGCCATAGGCTTTATGATGTTGCTCTAGAGTCGAGTGCACATGTGATGAGCAGTATGAAAAGGTGGTGCAGATGAAGGAAAGGCTGCTACTGGTGGTGGGAGAAGTTCTGTAGATGGTTGTATAGGTACAAGTGTTGCATGTTGCATAGGAGAGCATGCTTGTGTTGAGGAAGAAGATTTTGGCATGTGATCGTTAAGAGGAGAAGCATTGATAGGTCCTGGTGGGCTTGTAGAGAATGGAGACtaatgccctttttttttttttgggggggggggggggtggagggACTAGCAAAAAAGAAGGTAGAAAAACAGAGTGGGTTGGTGGGACACCTCAAATTAGTTTCTACTAGGCTTCAGAAAGGGAAACCTTTGTTCATCAAATTGGACATCTCGTGAGATGTAAATGTGAGCACTGGGTTGATAAAAACACTATAGCCTTTATGAGATGGGTTATAACCTAGAAAAATGAACAATTTGGATCAATAATccaatttatgaaaattataagggagtatttgaaaatttgtaatcaAGCCTAGTCTGAGACAAGCAAGAAAGGGGAGATTGGCTTTTATGAAGAGGGGATGGAAGATAATTGATAAGATAACATGTGCTGAAAAAGATATCAGTCCAATATTGTTGGGGAACACTGGCTTGGGTAATGAGAGAAAGTTCAGTTTCTACAATATGGCGGTGTTTGCATTCAATGGAGCCATTTTGTTCGTGGGTGTGTGGAAAAATCAGACGATGTGCAATAccaatagaaagaaaaataattattgagaCGATGATATTTGCCTGCCTAATCAGTTTGGATCATTTTGATTGTACGGTCAAATTTACGTTCAACAGGTAGTTGGAAAGTATAAAAAGTACGCTCGACATCATATTTgcgaactaaacgaaagaaccAAGTGAATTTACTGAAACCGTCAACAAATATCACATAATAACGGTATCTATCAATGGAAAGAATAGGGGAGGGTCCCAAACATCAGAGAAAATAAGATCTAAAAAACATGATTGGATTTAGATGTAGATGAATAAAAAGGAGTTCGTGACTTTTAACTTATTGACAAATGTCACAAATTGAATCATTTTTATTAGCAGAAACAAGGGGtttattggaaaataaaatacgACGAACTAAATGAAAGGAGGGATGGCCAAGCTAGTATTGCCAAGTATCAAGAAAAGCACGTTCCCCAATGAAGGCAGCTTTGGAAGAAGATGGTGGtggagagagaaggaaaagccCATCTTTAATTGGTCCATGGAGCATAAATGTGCCCATTTTGAGATCCTTTGACATAGAAAGAATGAGGGTGAAACTCAAAAAACACATTATTATCATAAGTAAATTTACTAACAAAGATAAGATTATTTTGAATTGAAGGGAGATGTAAAAGTTGATGTAAAAATAATGGTTtggaaggagaagaaataaGGGAAATACCCATGAGATGAAAAGGCAAACCTGTGCTGTTACCTACACGGATCTGATTAGTGCCAATATATTCATCAGCTCGAAGACTTAAATCGGAAAACTCAGAAGTGAGGTGATGAGTTGTAGTTGTGTCAGGGTACCAGGCCTAATCAGAGGGTCCATTGTTGGAAGTCATAAAATATTGGTATTGATTTGATTGGTTCACTTGATAAGCTTGGTAAAAACGATGAAAACACTGCAATGCAGTGTATGCTACCCATCTGCACACTTGACAGGTGGGGCTGTTACCATTTGAAGTTGAATTACTTTTGGCATTTCCACGTTTGCACCCTCTTGAACGTGAATAGTTTTGGTTTGAGTTCTATGTGTTGGAACCTGAAGCTTCATAAGAAGTAGATAAGCCACAACCATGGCTACAATTATTGTGGCTACAAGATATTGTATTGATTGAAGCAGTAGCCAAGTCAAGGGCTGGATGTTGTTTCTCATTCCGAAGTTCATAGTATAGGAGATGACTGTACACCTCTTGAATGGTCATTGGATCAAGGTGAGTGGTGAGGGATATGATCAATGGATCATATTCAGGACCCACATCTACAAGTAAATAGCTGGCGTCTTCATAGTCAGTAAGTGGCTGTCTAATGGTAGCCCAGGTATCTCTAtagcttttcattttctaaaaacaagCAGCAGCTGAAAGATTGCTTTTCTTTGACGAAGCAAGACTAAGTCGTGAGTTCATGACACTAGCTTGAGATTGAAGAGAGAAGGTTTACTCCAAAGCAACCCATACTTCACAAGAGATGTGTAATTTGACGAACTGAGCGAACACTTCTTCGGAAAGGGAAGAAACAAGTGCAAATAGCAAGAGTTGATTTTGCTAATACCATGCAACATATTCTAGATTGGGGATTAAAGTTGGAGAAGTGCTGTCGAGAGTAGAGGTTGAAATCATTGGTGGaggtgggggggggggttgagAGCCATCAACATAGGAATAAAGACAATGGCCATTGAGATAGGGTAGAAACTATGCTCTGCACAGTAGATAGTTTTCATGAGTAAGTTTTATGGTGAGAAGGTGAGAGATATTGGTAAGAAGGATAGTGGGTGAAGGCATTTGGGCACTGGAGGAAGATGAAGACATtgttgggaaaagaaaaaaaaaaaaaaggaagaagacgaCGTTGGTTAGTATTGGCTATGaaaccatgtgaaatcaccacttgtcctgaaagtttaagctgataggaagaggtagattttagtatttatatttatgtcttaACACTCCCCTCACACGTGGGTCAGACTCCCTCTCAATGAGTGAGCCTAACatatggaatatttaattaaatgaggtaAAGTGTAAAGTCAAGATTCGAACTCAGAGCCACTGCTCTAAAACCATGTGAACCAGAgtacaaaaaaaagtattgtcTTTATTCATCCAAGATAGTTCATGGcggtgtaatatatatacacgtaaGACTTTAAATATAATCCCATAAGTTGTGGGATATGAGAAAGTTGTACAACAACAATGGAAAGACACTAATGACCAGCTTGATCTATGGTGGTAGCTTGATCTTCGGAGGTTGACTATCTGGATTGCGGTCTTTGGAGTGATTCGTGGCTTGAGCAGTGGGTCTGCTGACAGCCTGTAATATGGTTGATTAAAATGGCATTGCTTCTTCTATATTTCTGATGTCATTTGATATGTTTGGCATTGAGTTCTTATATACTCAGTGttcttgtaaaaaattataactctATTAAGTAATTACGTAGTactgttttaaaacaaaacgtGATTATGTAGTACTATGTTCTTAAAAAAATGGTTTGGTCACAATTTTTTCCGTCAATAAACTAATGGGATTGGTTCAAAGGACtagttataataaaaatatttttagttactGAAAACGCTATCCATCATCAAACAGAATGAAAAGTGTAACCGAACACCAAGTTTCATATTTGATCACAATAACTAATTGTTCATAATCAAATGCATACACAACAAACTGTTATCTCTATCATGACCTTTCCATGGAAAGTCAATATATCTAATGAAATATTGACTAccttttttagaaaataaaatatataatagtaacaTGAGTATATAAGTCACTAATTGAACTCCTTCACATTTCAGTTCAATAactaattattcaaaataaagtCATTGATAATTGACCATTATTACTATCATTAAAGACGCTACAAGAAAGTCAGTGTATCTACATACATAGAAAGTTTTTAagcttccaaataaaaaaataataaccgtCAAATATAAGATCTTCAATCAAGTTGGAGCATCTTTGCAACCAATAAGGATTAATATAAACAAGACTGATaacactaaaaaagaaaatgatgtaaGTTACTAAGAAGCTTGTATGGAAGACCACAGGATCtacttcataccattttttgtCACTTGCATTTGAAGACTGTGGTTGTGTTGGATATGACACATCTACTTCGCCGCAACTTTTATCTAGTGGTGGTCCACAAAGAAATAGGTTTCCTTCATAACTGCTTTTCTCAAATGTTGCAAATTGTGCTTTCATATCTGGAACTTTACCTGACAAGTTATTGTTGGCCACACTGAATACCTCAAGAAAGGTTAGATCAATCAGTGTTGAAGGAATTTCTCCACTCAAACTATTATGAGAGAGATCTAGACTTTCCAAGGGAGTCAACTTTGAAAATGATTCAGGAATTGTACTAGTCAACTGATTATAAGATAAGTTCAGTGCATGCAATGAAGATATTTGTCCCAATTCCGATGGGATGCTGCCTGTTAGTTTGTTGCATGACAAATCCAATCCAGACATGTAACCAAGGATAGAACCCTTATAAGAACTATGCCTATATTTTGTTACAAACTCGATCTCCACTTCTACATCAACATATTTAAGATATCGGTAAGCGTTACTATCCCAGTCTGAGAAACCTTTATATGTGTAAGTTGGTTCTATACCCCAACCGATATGATCAACTTTTCCACTAAAATAGTCAACACTAGGTGCCGCTGTCTTCCCAAAATATATGTCATGGAGGCATTGTGGTATGGTTCCAGAAAAAGCATTCTTGGAAAGATCCATTATGCTTATCATTCTTAACAAGCACAACTGATTTGGAATTATACCAGTGAAATGATTGCTACTCAACAAAAGTACTTTTAAGCTTTGAAGTTGTTTGATTTCAACAGAGATGCTGCCTGTAAAGTTGTTATCTCCAATATCCAATGTTAAAAGAGATGAGGAATTGAAAAGAACTTTTGGTATTGATCCTGTGAATTTGTTCCCTTGCAAATATAGGTGCTCAAGCTTTGGTAGATTCAAGCAAAAAGGTAACGATCCTGTAAATAAGTTATGAGAAAGGTCTAACGTACCTGTCATACTTAGTTCACATGGGATCGAACCATAAAAACTATTGTCAGCCATAACAAGAGTTCTCAAGTATGACGTGTTCCCAAGCCATCGGGGGATAGTATCTGAAATTTTGTTGTTGCTGATATCTAAATATGATAGGTAAACAGTTGAATTATGTACTGGTGTGATACTTGTGAATTGGTTATCATTCATCTGCAGATTTTCCTGGTTTGTCCCAATGAAAATTGCACCGTTGAAGCTGTTGTGAGCAAGGTTCAAAATACTCAATGACAAGCAACCTGTAGTTAATCCTCTTGGAACTCTGCCTAAGAAATTATTGGAAGAAACATCTAATACCTCCAAATAAAGCATCCCACCAATTGAGGAAGGAAGATTACCTTCAAGATTATTATTGGAAAGATTTAGATATACtaaatttggaaaaatcttgccaatattttcttgaagttttCCTTCCAAGTGATTGGTCGAGACATCCATCCAGATCATATTTGTGTGGATCAATGTTGATAAATATAACCGGCCAACAAAAGAGTTATTTCGAAGATCTAGCAAGTGTAATCTTGTATTGTTTTCAACCAGCCAATTTGGAAAGCTTCCGTTCAACTTATTGTGAGAAAGTGTAACTGTATCTAGTTCATTCTGGGCATgaagaaattttggaaaacTGCCGGTCAGCTTGTTCAGCCTACAGTTAGGCAATTCAATGATCTTCAGCTGAAACAAAGGGTACCAACCCATGGAGCCTTCAGTTTCTATTTCAACTTTATTGTTTTGGCCATTGAATCTAAGAACCTCAAGCTTAGAGTAATTGGCAAATAAGTTGAATGAGACTATGCCCATAAACTGGTTATAACTAAAATCAATGTACTTGAGACTTGTCTGGCTGGCTTCTACAGATGATGATGAAGCAATTCCATTAAATTGGTTATTGGAAATATCTAACACCACAAGAGATGTCATATTGTTTATGCATGGAGGTAGGATCCCTTCAAAGTAATTGTAAGATAGATCTAACACTTCAAGCTTCTTCAATGCACAAAATTCTGTCAAAAGAAAAGGCATCAAAATTGATTATGCTCAACTCTAACAATCGGTCAGACCAATCACCTTTAtgttcaatataaaaaaaaaatggtcaattCATAAGTAATTATAGAACATAAGGGTAATTCTAACAAAGTGTAAATGTCTGTGCAAAAGTAGTTTCCCAACAGATTGAGAAATAATTCACAAGAACAAATTTGCACTGATAtctaaattaattatctaaCTTGCTTAAATTGGCCAGTTCTACAAGAGAGATGGTGTCAAATTTACCAGCTAACTATAAAGATGGATTGCTTATGTTTTTCTCCCACCAATTAATTAccatgtacttttttttatacttattctTGAACTTTGACTTATTGTGCTTTTCAGTATCAATTATacctttgtaaaaaaatcacaattgattttataagaaatatatatgtctAAAGAGGCAAGAGCATTCTTAATATTAACCCTAAGCATCTCCAATTAAATGAAAGTTGataatttcatctttttatgTGTATATTCTTGTTAAAACAATGGATACTTGACAATGGAATTTCTAATTAAGGTCATAGTTACGTTGTGTTCTTCATGTGTAGTGGATGCAAAACATCCGTAGAATATAATTCTTCATGTCATCAGATGAGATAACTCTTTCTTACCTTGCATTGGTAGTCGTCCACCAAAATGATTAACTCCCAAGATAAGAACATCCAGGTTGCTTAAATTTGCTAGCTCTGCATAACAGTAAATTAAAAAAGgatctcattttaattatatcATAATAGAACTTGTTGTTATAACATATTTCATGCTGCCATTGCACGACCCCCTACTATCACTAATGAGTATCATCATTGCAATAACGTCATGAATGATTTAGATTTAGATTATCAAATCAATCttatgatttcaattttttttttctaaagtaaTATGAAATTCAAGTTTAAAATCTTGTCCAAATCTAAATAATGTTGACATTTGATTCAAAGCGGCACATACAAATGTAATTCACTTGTATCTCAAAGCCTACGAACCTATGCATTAAATTTATTGTTCAAATTCCAAAGAGAAAGATTAATTCTGGTAATGTTAATTGTTtccacaaaaattatattttttttaattaacatgcATGCCATTtatgttacatattatatacatgtaACCTAACAAATGACGTCCTAAAAAATCAACATACCTTTGGTTGGAAAGGATCCCGTCAACTCATTGTATTGAAGATTGAGAGTCTTAAGAGATTTGACTGCAGCAATTGATTGAAGAAAACTAGTGTCGTTGAGGAAATTCTTATTAAGATCTAATATCTCTAAGTTCTCCAATCTTGACAACATTTTCCAACctgtagttattttttttttatgaaacgaagaaaaaatcaatacaattagAATGAATATTAAGAAAAAGTGTAGATGTATTACAATTAGAATGAGGGTATTTGAAGCACTACTACTGCTTCAGctaattaaagaaagaaaaaacaattggaTGGAGTTCATGTTATGCGTAGTTGAATAAGAGCTTTAGACCCTCTTCATAATCTATAGTTTAAAGTATGGTCTATTGTGGTGTTTTATACGTATGAATAGAAATAGGCAAGAAGCCCTCGGGAATTATtgaaataatagtaataaaataatatcatctcATTAAACTAATCCATTCTAATTGCGTGTTGAATTCATCCACATACATCCGCCAAAGCACAAGATTCCAAATACGTAAAACCCATATCCGTGATTATCCACTTTCCTTTTTTATCATTCAACACCCGTCGCTATTCATTAATTTAGTTTTGCAAAGTAGaaaattaagtctattttaatgatgtgtggtgtggaaaAGTGTAGATAGAAAGCTCATGAAAGAATAATCCAATATATATCTGTCCACATATAATAAGCTAAAGTACCAATAGAATATTTAATAGCAAGGCTGCCATAGATCAATCTAAAAATCAGCATACCTTTCGTTGGAAAGGACCCCCCCAAGTCATTCCAAGCAAGATTCAGATTCTTAAGGGATTTGATTGCAGCAATTGATTGAAGAAAACTAGTGTCGTTGAGGTAATTGTGAGAAAGATCTAATATCTCCAAGTTCTCCAATCTTGACAATATTTCCCAACCTGTAgttagtttattattttattttattatgaaatgaagaaaaaatcaatacaattagaatgtattttgaataaatttagtgataatttagaaattataaacTACATAAGcaagattcaaacttttggaAAACATGACGACgtaataatcatatataaatatatattggaatacaaatattattttaaatctaaaaaacaaatataaaaaaatcctaattaagctgtaattattattttgaaattattaatatttcattcttatattataaattgattaGTCAATATCTCAACTAAATTAAATTGCATCCCTAAATTAGTCTTTTGCCTCAACTCTACACTTTAACAtgtattaagaaaacataataagTGGGCCAGCATTGCTTGAAAACACCAGCATTGATAATAAGTGGCCGCATGCTTCTAATGCCAACGACAAAGACTAATTCAAGTTTTTGTTTCCTGAAAAAAATTAAGTCTTTTTTAATCAACTTGTTATGATCATGTTtcttgttgagaaaaaaaaaaaaaggcttgttA
Above is a genomic segment from Juglans microcarpa x Juglans regia isolate MS1-56 chromosome 1D, Jm3101_v1.0, whole genome shotgun sequence containing:
- the LOC121235190 gene encoding receptor like protein 21-like isoform X10, with product MVPSQIKASFERLAVLRNLETLILDWNWFGYMSTIPSLSNLTSLMTLSLSWNNIRFDEGVNVEGGSFKRLAVLRNLKTLNLEWNHFDDSIIPSLSGLTSLTTLSLAGNKIQGGEGSKMLSRLENLEKLDLSVNFLKDTNFFQSIATIKSLKNLNLHWNELGRSFGTKGWEILSRLENLEILDLSHNYLNDTSFLQSIAAIKSLKNLNLAWNDLGGSFPTKGWKMLSRLENLEILDLNKNFLNDTSFLQSIAAVKSLKTLNLQYNELTGSFPTKELANLSNLDVLILGVNHFGGRLPMQEFCALKKLEVLDLSYNYFEGILPPCINNMTSLVVLDISNNQFNGIASSSSVEASQTSLKYIDFSYNQFMGIVSFNLFANYSKLEVLRFNGQNNKVEIETEGSMGWYPLFQLKIIELPNCRLNKLTGSFPKFLHAQNELDTVTLSHNKLNGSFPNWLVENNTRLHLLDLRNNSFVGRLYLSTLIHTNMIWMDVSTNHLEGKLQENIGKIFPNLVYLNLSNNNLEGNLPSSIGGMLYLEVLDVSSNNFLGRVPRGLTTGCLSLSILNLAHNSFNGAIFIGTNQENLQMNDNQFTSITPVHNSTVYLSYLDISNNKISDTIPRWLGNTSYLRTLVMADNSFYGSIPCELSMTGTLDLSHNLFTGSLPFCLNLPKLEHLYLQGNKFTGSIPKVLFNSSSLLTLDIGDNNFTGSISVEIKQLQSLKVLLLSSNHFTGIIPNQLCLLRMISIMDLSKNAFSGTIPQCLHDIYFGKTAAPSVDYFSGKVDHIGWGIEPTYTYKGFSDWDSNAYRYLKYVDVEVEIEFVTKYRHSSYKGSILGYMSGLDLSCNKLTGSIPSELGQISSLHALNLSYNQLTSTIPESFSKLTPLESLDLSHNSLSGEIPSTLIDLTFLEVFSVANNNLSGKVPDMKAQFATFEKSSYEGNLFLCGPPLDKSCGEVDVSYPTQPQSSNASDKKWYEVDPVVFHTSFLVTYIIFFFSVISLVYINPYWLQRCSNLIEDLIFDGYYFFIWKLKNFLCM
- the LOC121235190 gene encoding receptor-like protein 14 isoform X4; translated protein: MNMGVLQYYFSMKALLWVLVIFVQTSEYMGCLEEERVGLIHLKSFLIISIQPHTYSDYFLPSWVDHERSDCCGWERVTCNSITGHVIELSLDNLMQNYYDLYFYYGRENYEEHSWLLNVSLLESFKELRSLDLSFNAIDGCIPDEGFEKLSTLKNLEILNLGYNFFGHDNSHIVQSLGVITSLKTLNLTRNKLEGYFPTQELVKLRNLNTLDISYNSYKGTLPNQGFERLAVLRNLETLILDANGFGYSIIPSLSNLTSLMTLNLSRSYDLGVDERVVEGFKRLAVLRNLKTLNLEWNHFDDSIIPSLSGLTSLTTLSLAGNKIQGGEGSKMLSRLENLEKLDLSVNFLKDTNFFQSIATIKSLKNLNLHWNELGRSFGTKGWEILSRLENLEILDLSHNYLNDTSFLQSIAAIKSLKNLNLAWNDLGGSFPTKGWKMLSRLENLEILDLNKNFLNDTSFLQSIAAVKSLKTLNLQYNELTGSFPTKELANLSNLDVLILGVNHFGGRLPMQEFCALKKLEVLDLSYNYFEGILPPCINNMTSLVVLDISNNQFNGIASSSSVEASQTSLKYIDFSYNQFMGIVSFNLFANYSKLEVLRFNGQNNKVEIETEGSMGWYPLFQLKIIELPNCRLNKLTGSFPKFLHAQNELDTVTLSHNKLNGSFPNWLVENNTRLHLLDLRNNSFVGRLYLSTLIHTNMIWMDVSTNHLEGKLQENIGKIFPNLVYLNLSNNNLEGNLPSSIGGMLYLEVLDVSSNNFLGRVPRGLTTGCLSLSILNLAHNSFNGAIFIGTNQENLQMNDNQFTSITPVHNSTVYLSYLDISNNKISDTIPRWLGNTSYLRTLVMADNSFYGSIPCELSMTGTLDLSHNLFTGSLPFCLNLPKLEHLYLQGNKFTGSIPKVLFNSSSLLTLDIGDNNFTGSISVEIKQLQSLKVLLLSSNHFTGIIPNQLCLLRMISIMDLSKNAFSGTIPQCLHDIYFGKTAAPSVDYFSGKVDHIGWGIEPTYTYKGFSDWDSNAYRYLKYVDVEVEIEFVTKYRHSSYKGSILGYMSGLDLSCNKLTGSIPSELGQISSLHALNLSYNQLTSTIPESFSKLTPLESLDLSHNSLSGEIPSTLIDLTFLEVFSVANNNLSGKVPDMKAQFATFEKSSYEGNLFLCGPPLDKSCGEVDVSYPTQPQSSNASDKKWYEVDPVVFHTSFLVTYIIFFFSVISLVYINPYWLQRCSNLIEDLIFDGYYFFIWKLKNFLCM